The following DNA comes from Nitrogeniibacter aestuarii.
TGGCAATACCGTTTGAAACGGGCAGTCCGTGCAGCGTAAAGGGCATGTCGCCAATAATCTCCCTGAGTGTGGTTCAGGCCCGCCGGTTTCAACCGGCTTGTTGTCGGGGCCGTGCGCGGCGTCTATTCGTCTTCTTCGAACCGGTCATTGATCAGACCGACCACAGCCTCCAGCGCTTCCTGGGCCTTTTCGCCCTCGGTGTCGATGGTCACTTTCGCCCCCTTGGCCGCTGCCAGCATCATAACCCCCATTATGCTCTTGGCATTCACCCGACGGCCATCGCGTGAAATCCACACTTCGCAGGGGAAGCTGCTCGCCAGCTGGGTCAGCTTGGCCGAGGCACGCGCATGCAGCCCCAGCCGGTTGATGATTTCCACTTCCTGTTTCGGCATTCCCGTCCCGTTCCCTCTATTCACCCTCAAATCGGTTTCATCCGGACCACGCCGTCGCATGCGCCCGTGATGGCGCGCTCCACCAGCGCGCCCAATGTCCCTTGTTCCCGGTAGGTCAGCACCCGCATCAGCATCGGCAGATTGACCCCGGCCACCGCTTCGACCCGCCCCGGCTCGATGAGCCTGGCGGCCAGATTGGCGGGGCTCGCCCCGAAGATGTCGCACAGCACGAGCACGCCCTGCCCCTGATCGAGCGACGCCAGAAGGCTGCGCCCGTCTGCCAGCAGATCGCGCGGATCGTCCCGCGGCATGACCGCAAAGGCTTTCATGTGCATGGGGCAGCGATTCAATACATGGCAGGCACACTCGATGAGTGCCTCCCCCAGCGTGCTGTGTGTCACCAGCAGCAATCCGATCATGTCCGCCCCGTCTTAGGCCCTGCCGACGATTGTAGCCGAGCGCTACTGGCCTGTGGATAAGGGTTTGATCCGATCAATCGTCCAGCACGGTGTACTCGCTGCCGCCGAGCGGCTGCATGCGCTGGCCCATGGCATGGGTGACCTCGATGCGGCCATCGGCATCCACCCGCAGCACATGGTCGAGCCCGAAGCGGCGAGCCATCGCACGCCATTGATCCCCGGCAATGAAGATCGGCTTGCTCGCCACGTCGGAAAGCACCCCGGCCACGGCTCGCGGGGTCACCAGCACGGTCACCGCCTGGGTACCGGTGGCCGGCTCGCCCGTGCGCGGATCGAGCAGATGACTGTAGCGACGGCCGTTCAGTTCGAAATAACGCTGGTAATCGCCCGAGGTGCCGATGGCTTCGCCGTCGTACAGTGCAAGCGCGGCAATGGGCGTCGGTGCGCGCGGATGCTGGATGCCGATCTGCCAGGGGCGGTCGCCTTTCTTGCCCAGCGCCATGACATTGCCACCGATGTTGATGAGGGCGTTGGTCACGCCTTGCTGGCGCAGTATCGCCGCGGCACGGTCCAGCGCGTAGCCCTTGGCGTAACCCCCAAGATCAAGCTGCACTGCCGGGTTGTCGGACCACACCCGCTGACCATCGATGTGCAGGTCGTCCATGCTCGGTGCGCTGGCCAAGAGCGCCTTGACCGCCGCGGGGTCGGGCAATCGGGCCTCGAAGGTGTCGGTATGAAACCCCCACAGGGCAATGAGCTTGCCCAGTGCGGGATTGAACAGCTGATCGCCCGTGGCCGCCAGCGTCTTGGCCTCGCTCAGCATCGCGGCCAGTTCGGGCGAAACGGTGGCCGCTTCGCCACGGGCCAGCGCCGCATTCAGTTCGGTCAGCTCCGATGGCTCCCAGGCGTGATAGGCCCGGTGCATGCGGTCGAACTCACGCAGCACGGCCGCCAT
Coding sequences within:
- a CDS encoding HPr family phosphocarrier protein, whose protein sequence is MPKQEVEIINRLGLHARASAKLTQLASSFPCEVWISRDGRRVNAKSIMGVMMLAAAKGAKVTIDTEGEKAQEALEAVVGLINDRFEEDE
- a CDS encoding PTS sugar transporter subunit IIA; protein product: MIGLLLVTHSTLGEALIECACHVLNRCPMHMKAFAVMPRDDPRDLLADGRSLLASLDQGQGVLVLCDIFGASPANLAARLIEPGRVEAVAGVNLPMLMRVLTYREQGTLGALVERAITGACDGVVRMKPI
- a CDS encoding FAD:protein FMN transferase; protein product: MRRLLVIVLSVFLLAACDRPQVWHRESYVFGTRVEVAVWGEDEAAAGTAMAAVLREFDRMHRAYHAWEPSELTELNAALARGEAATVSPELAAMLSEAKTLAATGDQLFNPALGKLIALWGFHTDTFEARLPDPAAVKALLASAPSMDDLHIDGQRVWSDNPAVQLDLGGYAKGYALDRAAAILRQQGVTNALINIGGNVMALGKKGDRPWQIGIQHPRAPTPIAALALYDGEAIGTSGDYQRYFELNGRRYSHLLDPRTGEPATGTQAVTVLVTPRAVAGVLSDVASKPIFIAGDQWRAMARRFGLDHVLRVDADGRIEVTHAMGQRMQPLGGSEYTVLDD